TTACGAGGTTTTGAACCAAGTCAATCCTCTTTTGATACACGTTTTCAACGTTTGCCCATTGTTTTGTAACAGCTTCTTCTTTTATTACCATTCTGTTATAAGCTCTCCACATCCATATTCCCATAGGTAACAAAAAAATTAAAATCAGTATAATGATCATTGTTGAGCCAAGGCAGCCTGTTTTAGATTTTATCGGTTGAGCAGCTCGTGTGCTATTAGGTAATTTTTCTGTTGAATTTTCCATATTCTTTATCTTTTTTGTAAAAGTATAAAATTATTTTATAATATCAACACTTCTATTAATGAAACGTGAAAGTTTTTCACCTTTAAGCATTCCTTGTGATAATAAAGCTAGGTCTATAAGCTGATTTACAATGTTTTTATTTTTTTCTTCATCTGAAGAATCAACTAGTCCTGTGATTAATTCATGATTTGAATTAACTAAAATTGTGTAGCTTCGCCCCATTCCTGCCATATAATCCATTCCGCCCATTTGCGATATATCGC
This DNA window, taken from Bacteroidales bacterium, encodes the following:
- a CDS encoding molecular chaperone HtpG, which translates into the protein DISQMGGMDYMAGMGRSYTILVNSNHELITGLVDSSDEEKNKNIVNQLIDLALLSQGMLKGEKLSRFINRSVDIIK